Within the Takifugu flavidus isolate HTHZ2018 chromosome 20, ASM371156v2, whole genome shotgun sequence genome, the region GAGTTTGATGATACAAAAgagcttttaaaaaaggaaggCCCGCTGCAGACGTTCCTGTGGAAACAGGACCTGCAGCGATCCTCCTGGTACAATCGACCCCACAGCCCGTAAACAGCGTCGGTGTCCATCAGAACCCCGGGGCTAAAATACCCGATCGAACTCTGTCTGGCTGGTGGTGGCAGGGTTCCGGTTCTGATTGGGGGGTTGCTGGGGCATGTGGCCCCTCCTCCTGGGCGGGGCCAGATACTCAAACATAGACGTGTTGTGGGTGGACAGCATGTTCTTGAGGTCTGAGGGCATGGGGTCGGTCCAGAAGAAGTCATGATTGAGCGCGTCGTCGCTGTCGGTGCGCTGTGCTGGGTCTAGTACCAGCAGCTTGTCTATCAGGTCCAAGGCGTAAGGATCTTTGACGTAGGCTTTCAGACGATCCTTCaccttcctcttctgtcctttgGGCAGCTCCATCTTCTGATAGAGTTCATACTTATCCACACCAGGCCACACCTGAGAGCACAAAGGGAGGGTTAGAGCAGACGGGTGTAGCCTGTCCTTTCTGAGAGGTCGTGAGCTCACCTCAGTGGTGATGGAACCGCAGAGCTGGCTGATCAGAGTCAGCTGGTGCTGCTCGGTGTTGCCCTGCATGATGGGACTCCGGGTCCACATCTCTGCCATGATGCAGCCGGCTCCCCACAGGTCGATAGGGGGGCCGTAGTCTCGCTCACCTGGCAATGAGACGCGCCAGCTGACGTCAACGTGGTGGACATGTGACAGAGGCGCCggcgtcgccatggaaacatcAGCGCGTCAATCACCATTTTGCTTGATTACAGCTGCAGGTTGGGTTTGGTTGGAAAGTCGTCACattgtttacatttgtttttgctgccttaTGTTAAAACACTGAAGAATACTCTCATCACCTTCCCATTAAAGACCACCTGTGGATGGTTCACCTGCTCTAAAAAGAACTTTATGGGAAATAAACGGGACTGGGTTTACTGGTCTGCTCTCCAGTCACTGTCTGAAGGTAGCAGTCCAACCACTCGGTGGCGCTCttacccagcagcagctctggaggtcGGTACCACAGCGTGACCACCCGGTTGGTGTAGCGGTTCCCCTGGCTGTTTTTAGCCAGGCTGAACGCTCGAGCCAGTCCAAAGTCGGCCAACTTCAACACGCCGTCTCTGGTGATGAGCACattggctgctttcatgtctCTGTGAAGAATCTGTTCAACAGGCACCGACCGTTACCATCACGCTCCCATACTGCCCAACCAGTCATTCAACCCAGGTTGGCCACCAGAAGAATGAAATTACACCCCTGTTCAGATATGCTGACTGTAATGCAAATTAACATGGGAACCAAGTGGCATCAACCCACACAAGCAACAGGTTGATCTAATGGAATGGTGTAAGGGTGAGACGTAAGGCTGAAGCTGCACCTTGTTTCTGTGGATGTAGTACAAGCCGTTGAGCAGCATCTGCATGACCTTCTTGATCTCCGCCAGGGTGAACTTGACATTAGAATTGCTCAAGAGACCGGCCAGGTCGTGCTCACAGAAGTCAAACACCAGGTAGATGCTGCCCTTGTAGCGATTGTACAGTGTGGCTTCAAAGCAGTGAGAGGCAATGAGCAACCAACCGGCACAAGCTTCATCTGGTGACACGTCTATTTGCTGGACCAACCTTTGGTTCTGCAGATCTCTATCAGGTTGACCACGTTCTCATGTTTGAGCAGCTGTAGGATCTTGATCTCTCTCAGAGCCGTGATGGGGAACTGAACACACAGAACATGCTTCTGCTCATTTcttgaaaataaaagtaaaaatcttCTTCAGACAGATATTAGAGATCATTTTAAATCAGGCAATCTCATCCAGAAACTTAGGAGCAGACAGAACCTTCTTCTACAGGTCTACATTTACCCcgatgaatgaatgaagtaTTGACAGAAGAAACGACAGTGCTGAAACTAGAGAGGGGAGGTCTGAAGCCTGTTTTACTGAAGCAGGTGGGTTCAGCAGTGGAACTTTCTGATCCACCTGTTTCTGGGATTAACGTCTGTTTAGATGCCTGGCTGGCTGTTAACTGCTGTAGAACTAAGACGCATCTTTAGACAGCAGACAACAGCACCAGCGTTCCAAAGTTTGACGCTCGCAGGCTGCTACTGAGCAGCACTGGGGCGAGCAAACCTGTCCACCCAACTCGTGTGCACACATGAAACACCGCAAAGTAAAACGTGCTAATTCAGATCGACATTCCTCACCCCTTCtttctcattttccatcaaaaCCTTTTTCAGGGCCACCTTCTTCCCGGTCTGTCTGTGCTTTGCTTTGAAAACCTCCCTAGAAGGAGAAAGCAGGAGATCTTTAAAAGGAGCCACCAACATTTGGGATGTAAACAAGGTTAGCTGCGTGAGGTAGCTAGCAGCgcagctaatgttagcatatCATATCACCGACTCTCCCTCCCAGAGAACACTTGTGCTACTCACCCGAACGTCCCCTGTCCTATTTTAGCCATCTTTTCATATTTAGAGAACTCGTCACAGAAAGGGAATTCGACTCCGTCGTAGTATTTCGACATTATGGCGGCCTCCCGGTCGGGCCTGAAGAACACATTTCAAAGACGTTAGAGCATTGGACGCGTGCAATGCCTAATTATTTTCGTCCGATTTCCACAGCTTAACGCCAAAATGCCCCACAAAGGTGTAGATATATTATTTCTTACTTTTCAGCCCCACCGGCGTTGCTACTTTTCTCTCGCTGCATCTTTGTTTTCCCGTTGTGTAACTTAAAAGAGCAGAACCACCGACTGGTAGCGGTGGTTCTGCTACTTCGTCtgcttgttcttcttcttctgctgttctAGTTCTTCTTCTGTCCCTTTTCGGCGGTTGGCAAACAACGTACGTGAGATTTACCGCCACCTTCTGGTCtggaattttatttcatttaacagCCTAAAAGCCTAAAATGGTGTGATATTCCATGTTGCCCTTATGGTTTACTGTATTTACTCCACCATTCTTTGTATATTAAACCGTCGACCTTTACTCTCTTTTTCCCCAATGTTTTTGCTACTTCTTCATCTCTGACTCATCTATACTTTTAATCTCAGCTCTATTCAATGTTACAACCATTgatatttgttcttttcttgttgCACTCTTGCCACCTCTCCGCCAGGTCATTGCTCTCAACTCCTATATGGGCTGTGACCCAAATGAAGTTGGCCTCTACCCCTGTTCTCTTTATTCCTTGCAGCATATGTGCTCTCTCCACTGACTGGTCATGTTTAATGCCGACCAGTGCCCTACTGGAATCTGACACTGGTACTTTAGCTGGTCTGACTTCTTATACCCAACTCCTGTACCAGGAACGATGGCCTCTGGCAATACACAGGGACCTGCTGTCTCAGGGGCAGGGAGAGATATTTCCTTTCAACCCAGAGAGGCTGGATCTGTATGTTCTGGCTTGGCCTATGTCCTGAGTGATTCAACTTAAGAAGACTATTGAGGCTATTCAACATGCTGGAGCCCCCTCAGTAAGGTCGCTTTATAAGAGGAAATTGTTAGTGTTTGAAAAGTGATGTTCCGACATGCAGAAAATCTCCTTCCAGTGTTCTGTGTCTATAATCCTGGCTTTCTTACAGGAGACGTGGACAAGAGAAAGGATTTTTCCACCATCTAAGTATACCTGGCAGTTACCTCTGCATGCCATGTTGGTCTTGAGGGGAAGGACATGTGGCAGCATCCCTTGCCACTttataaggataaggataaggataaggataaaaaactttattgatcccacatcggggaaattacacgttacagcggtagcccgtggtgtacaatacagaatagtactaaaagaaaaaaaagactcttatattatgtaaattactatgtacattgtacagtatatacagaaattaaatattatgtacagaaggaatgTCAGACAGTATGAAGAataatgaaggtgcaaataagatgtgcaaataagacattccggaggtaggatgattagttagtgcaaatatgccaacccggggttattggtgctacattaagagttgtgaatgttgtacaatctgactgcagttgggataaatgacctgcggtaacgtttccttttacaccgtgggtgtaacagtctgctgctgaaggagctgcttaaggccccacagtctcgtgtagggggtgagagggggtgtccataattgatgtcagcttggctaacattctcctctcacccacctcatcaatggagtccagagagcagtccaggagtgAGTCAGCtcttctgaccagtttgttaagtctcttcctgtccctctctgagctcccacagctccagcagaccacagcgtagaagatcaccgatgccaccacagagtcataaaaagtcctcagcagtgtcctgcacactccaaaggacctcagtctcctcaacagatgaagacgactttggccctacttgtacagggcgtctgtgttatgagtccaatccagtttattgttgagatgaacacccaggtatttgtactcctccacgatctcagTGTCCAACCAATGAAGGGCACATGCTGTAAACTCCCAGTTTCTAAACCACCGACATCATCCTGGGACCTTCCCACTATGTTGTATAGTCTTTGCATCTGTGAcggcccactaggtggcctcacgtctgggtCAATATttggaaatggtgtttttggCTGCGCTTGGTCTTGTGTGGTGTATGGCCTGCAGGTAGAGCTGTCTGGAGCTGATCGGAGCGAGGGTCAGCTTGAGAGTGCCAGTCTCGTTGCTAAAGCCTCGTTGGCTTCCCCCTTTGTTTGGAATTTCGTTAGACCTTTTTGCACCTTACTCTTTACCCTTACTGATACTGCATTACATTCTTCAGTTCACCTTCAGCACTGACTTTGCACTTTAGTTATTTAATAAATCCCATTttgttaaaatctttaaaacatgcGTGGTCTCCCCTTTCATGTTGTGGTCATTCTGAGCCAAGTGGCCATGACACATCAGATTAACATGTAGAGGTTCTCTACAGGGAACACCGGGGTGACCCTAGGGCCAATCCAACCTCGCATGGCTATTCAATTGACCTGTTATTTTTTCTATCCCCTGCTATTCTCCTCAAATGAAAATTGACAAACACCAAGAATTTCAGGAAGAATAACTTTTTATGTCCTGAGCATAGAACCGCTTGGGGAAGGTGGATTGCATTCACTTTCTTCCACAGGACTTTTCCAGTTGTGGGCCCTTTTCAAAGGGAAATCCATCCAGGAGATTTGTGCTGCAGCAAGTTGGGCCTCTCATTTTACCTTTGCTAGGTTCTATTGGCTCCAAATCACAGCCACTCTATTAGCTTATTGAGTGCTTAGGGTGGCTAATGGTCAGTGAAACTCATTTGGAGACAGTTAGTCCCCAGGTAACATCTGCCCAGCAATCTGGGGGAAAGTATTTCCAAATGTGAAAATGTCCCCACATTTCACTTGCAGTTCATATGGTGACAGATCCCTGAGTGCTTAATCAAACAAAGTGGTCTGTTCCTCCATATCACTGACTCCCATGTCCGTGTCACTGTTCATCCGGGCCAATACTCTGCAACTCCAGGATATCATCATCTGTCAGCACTGAGGAGACACAATTATATCAGTACAATCCAATATGTGCCATAATATatgttaaaacataaaaaaggagGGGGCGTGTAAATACATAAAATTATTTTTGTCCAACAGCAACTTATCTAATCTGTCAACGCTCTGGTTAAGGAAAGCTATTTCTCAGTGGAACTGGTTTTACCTGTTCAAATCTTTTGCAACAAACGTTCCCACGGTGACTTCTGGCTCCTCCATTATTTCAACACTAAAACAAAGTTCCACTTTGACCAAAGCTGAGGCATGGTTACAGCATGACCCAAGACTGAAATGAATTCAACTCCAGTATGCTCTTAGAGAGCTTACTGTCATGGTCAATTAAGTCTGACTGGTtgttctcattttctctccttttaacgactttaaaatgttttacaaTTCAATAATACAATAATCACAGATTTCCTGTAATTTTCATATGAAATTCTCAGAAAAAAATTGCAGGATGTGTCGTAAAATTATTTAATTACAAATTTGAGCACATAAAGCTTATGAAATGTTTTGTAAACCCCATCTTAAAAAGTATTGCAATATTACAATTTTTCTTATATAAATATAACGAGAGATTTTCAAGTCTCACTATACAATACTACTTTTAAACGGTAATacgttaaaagaaaaaacaagataaagtGTTTTCGGTCATTCATTCAGTAAAACACAAATAGAGCGCGTTAACGTAAAACCCGGAGTTAAGAGGGAGGGGGCGTGTCGTGACGTCACCGCGCGGCGGTGCCGCCTCGTGACATCAGGACATCATGGTTTGCATGTTGCGCGCGTGGCTGCGGCGCCCCGCGGTAGCCGCGCAGTTCCGAAACAGCTCCGGGTTGTGCGGTTCGACCGGGTTGACAGTGCGGAACTCCAGTACCAAGACGGCCCCTCATATACCCGGCATGGAGTACCAGGTAGGCTGTCTGAAAGCCTGCTTTTATCCCGCTCTGCTAACGCGTTAGCTAGCTCTCGTGCTCGATCTGAAGTTTTTGGCTCAGCggttctgttttgatgtggAATAAAATATGGCTGACAGAAGGTCCGCGCATTCATCTGGCCGGCCTGGTGGCCCAAGAACCGAGGCGGACACAGACGGCCAGGAGCAACTTCCCGGAAAGTTGGTGCTGGTCCATCTGGAGACGGAGCTCTATCAGCCCCGTTATCAGTTATTGATGATTGAACGGTAGCGCGCGCGGACACGTGCGTCAAACCTCGTGCCATTTTGAAGGTTTTGGCAGGACTGACGTCACAGTGCGGTCGAACctttgctctgctggtgtttgaggAGAGATCAGCTCAGGTTCCGATAACACCACTGTTGTCAGGAAATGAGCCGCAGAACGCCAGAAATGACGGCGCGTTCTACCCGACTTATGGATCCTGGTTGGATCCTATCCCAGCACTTCCAGGACAAACACTTTGGCCACTACTTGAGTTCGTAAATGGTCGAATATTATGGATCCATTTAATCATCCGGTCTCTTCTGGTGTTTGCAACAATGAACCATCAGAACTTTCCTCACAAATATCAgcatttttttatataaatgttgaattttagtttttactgcacattaaaatgatcaattatATTCTTGATTCATGAGTTAGGGCGGTGGCACCAAAATGAGCTTTGCTCATCTttgttgctgcctgtctgttttGTTATTTATGTTGGATTAAATATCTGACTGACATGCTGGTACTTGTAGTCTGCATATGTCTGTCAGTTTATCATCATTCTGGCTGCCATGGTTACCTGAACAGACTTCATAAGGATGCTCTTTTGGGAAACACTGAAGGAGCACTGAGGCCACTGACCTGAAAGGTGATGTGAAGATGTCAGTCTTTGCTTGTGCCACAGGATGCCATCTGTACTCTGAACACGCTTCAGACCAATGCCAGCTGTTTGGAGCAGGTACGGCGGGGccggagccaccctcagctgcagctccaggccATGAAAGCATTTCTGGAAAGAACCGGTCTGACAGTGAGTAACAGCTCAATAGTACAGAGGTTGCGTTTAGGATTACCGGCCTTTATAAAGTTGATGTTATTTCCTTTCTCCTTATCTGTTTTATATCACAGGTGGAGGCGCTGGATCATCTCAATATCATTCATGTAACAGGAACCAAGGGCAAGGTGATCAGTGCTGAACCTGCTACGCTCATAAAGGGCATTTGACAGCTCGTCTGGCTCTGATGCATTTGAACTGCAAACTCCTGAAAAGGTTGTGCAGCCATGTTTACTACTTCTCCTGCTGATTGCTTTTATCTGTCAGGGCTCAACGTGCGCGTTCACTGAGCAGATTTTGAGAAGTCACGGCTTCCGTACAGGCTTCTACAGGTGAGATGCAGTTGGTTTTATGACTGAGGGACCCTGTTTGGGCTGCAGGGACTCATCACTTCCTTATTATTGCAAACTTCACTGATCACTGACCCACCTTAAAGTATTAACCTTATTGTTGAGGTGTAGTCCAAAaataaacacgcacacacaaacacttagAGTCAGTACTGCATTAATAAAATATTGATGTCATCCTGTTTAAATATAGCAAAAGAGGTCATGGGAAACCCAAACCATGAACCAAGTTGGAACTGCCAAAGTCTCCGAGGACAGATGAGTCCACAGGCTGTCCAAcgtgcgtctgtctgtctgtctgtctgtctgtcctgtcctgtcctgtcctgtcctgtccgtCACCTCTGTGTGATGGCACATCCTGGGCTGTCTGTGGTGGGATGTGATGGTGCTGAATGCAGCAATAGTTGCTGTCCCACAGGTTCTCGGTTGTCAGTTAACGCCATCAGAACCTTCCTCATCTAGGAACTGCTGACACACTCCAGCCACATGATTCCACCCACCAAAGAGGTGGATGTGATCACAGCACCGGTTTGGCTCCTGCACCGTCGGACTCTGGACTCACCAGTATTCTGTTGTTTGCTCCAGGTGTCTGTTAACATTCAAAACAATGCAGAATTATTTAAAGAACATAAGTTTGAGCCTTTGGAGGTGCAGccaacacaaagaaacacatgaAAGGAAAACTGAGGTGATCGAGGGAATCTTTACTATTACTTTAAAATTCAGAAGTTGTGTCGATCACGTCATTTTTGAGACGCATCACTGATGGTTTGATGCATCAGTACATGAATATCAGGGATGCTTTGATCAATGCACTTTGCTCCCCTCATTTCTGCGTACCCGCACATTGAAAAGCACCTGGACTTTGTCTCCTAGTTCCCCCCATCTGGTCCAGGTCAGGGAGAGAATTCGGATCAACGGACAGCCCATCGGAAAAGAGCTTTTCACCAAATACTTCTGGCAGGTTTATGGACGGCTCGAGAAATCAAAGGTGGGTGAGTCGGAACAGCTGTGGTGACCTTCACCGCCACTGCGGGAACTTTGCTTTGGTTCCTGCTGGGATTCCCTCAACCGTGCACCATCGCCCTCGCTTATCATATTGTCTACCTAAAACAGGTTAAACTTGTACAGTGAACGGTGCAGCATCAGATTATGGAACATTCTGTAACTCGTGTTGTCTTTTTCCTCCAGTGTCATAAACACACTGACCTGACCATAACCCCCATTTACTCATgactattatttatttatcaggtTCTTATTTATCCGGAGGTCATGCTGGGGCTGTTTTCTGTGTCTTCTTGTGAGCTTCCTGATTGTCGTAATGTTTGTTGTCCTCGACAGGACGCCCACGGGGGGACGATGCCAGCGTACTTCCGTTTCCTCACCATCTTGGCCTTTCACGTgttccttcaggaggaggtgtggtcGCCCGGATGAGCATTCAGACACGTCAAAttcaacacagaaaaacatcatATTTGTTTTATAGGTGGATTTAGCTGTAATTGAAGTTGGTATTGGTGGAGCGTATGACTGCACCAATATTATACGGTAGGAATATTTATCAGATATTATAGGATGTAGTATTATAGATGACAACTACAGTAGTGTTCAAATAaattctctgtgtctctgctgatgcTCTGCAGGAGGCCATGGGTTTGTGGTATCTCCTCTCTGGGGATTGACCACACTCAGATTCTTGGAGACACCATTGAAAAGATTGCCTGGCAAAAGGGAGGGATCTTCAAGGTGGGTTTAACATTGTGTTAAGTGTCTGAACGAAGCATGCGGGGTTAGAATGAATGAGTCTGGTCAGAAAGGTGTGAAAGCTGTTCTTAGGTCAGGTTCTCATTCATACAATCATTTGAATCATGTGCTTCTGTGTTCAGCCAGGAGTTCCTGCCTTTACTGTCAAACAACCAGAGGATGCCATGGTGGTCCTCAGAGACAGGGCCAGGGAAACTGGAGTGAGTGTCTGCTCCTTATTTCTACCCGTTTTAATTTGATCAGGTTTTATCTTGAACTGCTTGTTGCGTTTGAGTTTACCCCTGTCTTAACTGTCCCAGTGTCCTCTGCGGGTGTGTCCAGAGCTGGACGACTACCAAAAACACTGTGGACCTCTGCGTCTGGGCCTGGCAGGGCAGCACCAGCACTCCAACGCCTCTCTGGCCATCCAGCTGAGCCACACCTGGCTGCAGAGACGATGTCGTCCAGGTGGAGTCTTCCAACCGCTGCTCCTCATTCAAACAGCACCTTTATTTATGTAGCTGTGTCTGTCCGTGTCGCTGACCCTAACAGATCAGAGCGGTCCCTCCACTGCTGAGCTCTCAGGTCTGTCCCAGGCACCTCAGGTCTGTCCCAGCCCCATCACggtcaaaggtcagtgctgGAGAAGCAGTGTGCTGTCGATACACTGCAGCCTTGTTTCTAAAGTGAAGTGTGACATGTCGATCTGCTCTCAGCCCTGTCAGACACAGAGTGGCCTGGGAGGAATCAAACCCTGAAGCACGGCGCTCTCACTTATTTCCTGGATGGAGCTCACACCATGCGTAGTATGCAGGCCTGTGTCGACTGGTTCGTGGAGGCTGCAGCCCAGCATGAAAGGAACGCCAGGTGAACATCTCCACACCTTTAAGGAATGGCCCCTTTACATTTGTAGACCAGATTAGATGTTAGGATGAGAAGGTTCGACAATAACATCTAGCCTGGAGCTCCTTAGACGACTGATCGTCCAGCCTGATGATGCGTATGTG harbors:
- the cdk9 gene encoding cyclin-dependent kinase 9, with product MQREKSSNAGGAEKPDREAAIMSKYYDGVEFPFCDEFSKYEKMAKIGQGTFGEVFKAKHRQTGKKVALKKVLMENEKEGFPITALREIKILQLLKHENVVNLIEICRTKATLYNRYKGSIYLVFDFCEHDLAGLLSNSNVKFTLAEIKKVMQMLLNGLYYIHRNKILHRDMKAANVLITRDGVLKLADFGLARAFSLAKNSQGNRYTNRVVTLWYRPPELLLGERDYGPPIDLWGAGCIMAEMWTRSPIMQGNTEQHQLTLISQLCGSITTEVWPGVDKYELYQKMELPKGQKRKVKDRLKAYVKDPYALDLIDKLLVLDPAQRTDSDDALNHDFFWTDPMPSDLKNMLSTHNTSMFEYLAPPRRRGHMPQQPPNQNRNPATTSQTEFDRVF
- the fpgs gene encoding folylpolyglutamate synthase, mitochondrial; protein product: MVCMLRAWLRRPAVAAQFRNSSGLCGSTGLTVRNSSTKTAPHIPGMEYQDAICTLNTLQTNASCLEQVRRGRSHPQLQLQAMKAFLERTGLTVEALDHLNIIHVTGTKGKGSTCAFTEQILRSHGFRTGFYSSPHLVQVRERIRINGQPIGKELFTKYFWQVYGRLEKSKDAHGGTMPAYFRFLTILAFHVFLQEEVDLAVIEVGIGGAYDCTNIIRRPWVCGISSLGIDHTQILGDTIEKIAWQKGGIFKPGVPAFTVKQPEDAMVVLRDRARETGCPLRVCPELDDYQKHCGPLRLGLAGQHQHSNASLAIQLSHTWLQRRCRPDQSGPSTAELSGLSQAPQVCPSPITVKALSDTEWPGRNQTLKHGALTYFLDGAHTMRSMQACVDWFVEAAAQHERNASGPVARVLLFNATGERDSAAMLKLLVPCHFDFAVFCPNITEAAASCNADQQNFNVSVENMLTRCLDNQRSWQLHSSKGPGLLIEDSPSLGPEKKADTVVFPCILSALQWIAQGRDSVLAQSTEVILPVKSSIVAKAALLRNAAEIHVLITGSLHLVGGVLKHFDQTSSK